ttttaattatgtgtcTCAGGTAACTAATAGGGCGACTCATGTTGCCTGCTGGGGCTCCTGAGGTAATCATGTTTCCTTTCCCACACGGCACATCCCCTGACTACAGGCCTCACACAGCGAACTCTCATGCGGCTTCGTCCGCACATTCTCAGAGGGGAAGGAATTATTGTTGTTCTCTTGCTCTTCACCGTAGCAGTTCTTCTTGATCTTGCGAATCAGCTTGAGCAGGACCATCTTTACTTGCAGCCTGGAGAACCCTGGGAGCAGAAACTTCCCACTGCAGCCCCGGCACGCCTGTCCGAAGGGTCGCATGATCACCGTCCCCCGGGCTGCCTCGCTGCGCAGGCGGTAGTGGAAGAGAAGAGTAACCCGGGCCGATGGCCAGCTTCTGCGGCAGGTACCACACCTGAATCTGTAAATGGGCCCAAGAAGATAttgggctctatcttacacttGGGCAccaagcgcaacgcaagtgtctttgctagtttcagaccgacgcag
This region of Anguilla rostrata isolate EN2019 chromosome 8, ASM1855537v3, whole genome shotgun sequence genomic DNA includes:
- the LOC135261620 gene encoding receptor-transporting protein 4-like → MSRKWNPTLWSKTFDQMLKEKLGNDDSWEFRSNNSLEENLSDDEKSLGWKISSCRSAHGTFRCGTCRRSWPSARVTLLFHYRLRSEAARGTVIMRPFGQACRGCSGKFLLPGFSRLQVKMVLLKLIRKIKKNCYGEEQENNNNSFPSENVRTKPHESSLCEACSQGMCRVGKET